The Mechercharimyces sp. CAU 1602 genome includes a region encoding these proteins:
- a CDS encoding glycosyltransferase family 2 protein — MTATSLKKEEEIMYSVIVPMYNEEEVIALCYERLCEVMKNVDAPYELIFVNDGSQDRTKSIVETLCTADHHLRIINFSRNFGHQPAITAGMEAARGEAIVVIDADLQDPPELILEMIAKWKQGYDVVYAKRRERKGESFFKKATAALFYRTLHFMTDISIPLDTGDFRLLDRKVCAALTLCKERNRFVRGLVSWVGFKQTAVEYERHERHAGQTKYSLKKMIRLSLDAITSFSNKPLILAIYLGFLLASTGFLALFYLMYLKLFTTQVIAGWTSIMSLNIIFFGVTLFMLGVIGQYIARIFDEVRERPLYIIESQRERGRYLDTQPDALVAKNEDNT; from the coding sequence ATGACGGCCACTAGCCTAAAAAAAGAAGAAGAAATCATGTACTCTGTTATCGTCCCGATGTACAACGAGGAAGAAGTAATCGCCCTCTGTTACGAACGCCTCTGTGAAGTGATGAAAAACGTCGACGCGCCTTACGAGCTCATCTTTGTGAACGACGGTAGTCAAGACCGAACAAAATCCATTGTAGAGACACTGTGCACCGCTGATCACCACTTACGCATTATCAATTTTTCTCGCAACTTTGGTCACCAACCCGCAATCACAGCCGGGATGGAGGCAGCCCGTGGAGAAGCGATCGTTGTTATTGATGCTGACTTACAAGATCCACCCGAACTCATTCTAGAGATGATCGCTAAGTGGAAGCAAGGATATGATGTCGTCTACGCAAAGCGCAGAGAAAGGAAAGGGGAGTCTTTTTTTAAGAAGGCGACCGCCGCCCTCTTTTACCGTACACTCCACTTCATGACGGATATCTCTATCCCTCTCGATACAGGTGACTTCCGTCTGCTCGACCGAAAAGTGTGCGCTGCGCTTACCCTTTGCAAAGAACGAAATCGCTTTGTACGTGGGCTCGTCAGTTGGGTCGGCTTTAAACAAACGGCTGTCGAATATGAACGACATGAGCGCCATGCAGGACAAACCAAATATTCTTTGAAAAAGATGATACGACTATCTCTTGATGCTATCACCTCTTTCTCCAATAAGCCGCTCATTTTAGCCATTTATCTAGGTTTTCTGCTCGCAAGTACTGGATTTCTCGCTCTCTTCTATCTCATGTACTTGAAGTTATTTACGACCCAGGTGATAGCAGGTTGGACCTCGATTATGTCGCTCAACATTATCTTTTTCGGTGTCACCCTATTCATGCTAGGTGTAATCGGGCAATATATCGCTCGTATCTTTGACGAAGTGCGAGAGCGTCCCCTATATATTATTGAAAGCCAACGAGAAAGGGGCAGGTATCTTGATACGCAACCGGATGCACTTGTTGCTAAAAACGAAGACAACACTTGA
- a CDS encoding GtrA family protein codes for MLKTKTTLELFRFTVVGILNTCIDLLIFILLLNWFSFPPIWAHLCAYMAGVGNSYIWNKRFTFRIKEEAIISNSFIYFSLFQLILLTLSTFILSILLLLGAPLYVAKGGAICIGLLLNFIGSKQLFRSVTPYNTPPLKGEDNDAC; via the coding sequence TTGCTAAAAACGAAGACAACACTTGAGCTCTTCCGTTTTACAGTGGTGGGCATACTGAATACCTGCATCGATCTCCTCATCTTTATCTTGCTACTAAACTGGTTTTCTTTCCCACCCATATGGGCACACCTATGTGCCTATATGGCAGGAGTGGGTAACAGTTATATCTGGAACAAGCGGTTCACCTTTCGTATAAAAGAAGAAGCAATTATATCCAATTCATTTATATACTTCTCTTTATTTCAATTAATCTTACTCACACTATCTACTTTTATTTTAAGTATTCTCCTCCTGTTAGGTGCTCCATTATATGTCGCCAAGGGAGGCGCTATCTGCATAGGACTCTTGCTTAATTTCATCGGTAGCAAACAATTGTTTCGCTCCGTAACACCATACAACACCCCACCATTGAAAGGAGAAGATAACGATGCGTGTTAA
- the galU gene encoding UTP--glucose-1-phosphate uridylyltransferase GalU: MRVKTAIIPAAGLGTRLLPATKALPKEMLPIVDKPTIQYIVEEAVQSGIENIIIVTGKGKRAIEDHFDTAFELETRLKAHSKHKLLQKVRHSSQLANIYYVRQKEPRGLGDAIQCAQHFIENEPFAVLLGDDIVQAEKPCLQQLIEQFERVNRSIIGVQRVPAHQTHRYGIIAPAPSTGSLLRVEDCIEKPTSHPPSHMAIMGRYIFTPDIFTSLAQTPIGRGNEIQLTDAIRLLIATQDVFAYPFSGTRYDVGEKLGFITTNVEMALQQPELRDNLLHYLRQLLRTEEQSATLSTPTRTKVSKEENQTCPS, translated from the coding sequence ATGCGTGTTAAAACAGCCATCATCCCTGCTGCAGGTCTCGGCACTCGCTTATTACCAGCCACGAAAGCTCTACCCAAGGAGATGCTACCCATCGTCGACAAACCGACGATTCAATATATTGTCGAGGAAGCCGTTCAATCAGGAATAGAAAATATTATTATTGTGACGGGAAAAGGAAAGAGAGCAATCGAAGACCACTTCGATACTGCCTTTGAATTAGAAACTCGTCTTAAAGCTCATTCCAAGCATAAATTGCTGCAAAAAGTACGCCATTCCTCTCAGTTAGCAAACATCTACTATGTCCGCCAAAAAGAGCCACGCGGTTTAGGTGATGCCATCCAATGCGCACAACATTTCATCGAAAACGAACCCTTCGCTGTGCTGCTTGGTGATGATATCGTACAAGCAGAAAAACCGTGTCTGCAACAACTAATAGAACAATTTGAGCGTGTTAATCGCTCCATTATCGGGGTACAACGGGTTCCCGCTCACCAGACACATCGCTATGGTATCATTGCGCCTGCCCCTTCAACAGGTAGCTTACTCAGGGTTGAAGATTGCATAGAAAAACCAACCTCCCATCCACCCTCTCACATGGCGATCATGGGACGCTACATCTTTACACCAGATATCTTTACGTCCCTTGCACAAACGCCGATAGGAAGGGGAAATGAAATTCAACTTACCGATGCCATTCGTTTACTGATCGCCACTCAAGATGTATTTGCTTACCCATTCTCCGGAACCCGTTACGATGTAGGAGAAAAACTTGGTTTTATCACGACCAATGTGGAGATGGCACTTCAACAACCGGAGTTACGTGACAATCTCCTCCACTATCTACGTCAGCTCCTTCGTACAGAAGAGCAATCTGCTACCTTATCTACACCCACAAGAACCAAAGTAAGCAAGGAGGAGAATCAGACATGCCCATCTTAA
- the galE gene encoding UDP-glucose 4-epimerase GalE translates to MPILICGGLGYIGSHATWALIEEHGEEVVVIDNLAQGHLAANIAGAHLYVGDLGDEQLLDTIFTTHDIEAVIHFAASSLVGESMIHPLQYYKNNVLATYTLLAAMQKHDVRKIVFSSTAAVYGEPASIPIVETTPPQPHNPYGETKWASERLLHWCDHAYGIKAVILRYFNVAGAHVSGKIGEDHEPESHLIPLILQVALGKRQEVTIFGDDHPTPDGTCIRDYIHVTDLVNAHSLALDKLRRDEESATYNLGNGQGYSVQEVIATARRITTHPLPIAKAARRSGDPAILVASSHKAEKELGWSPSHSSLENIIASAWRWHSQHPDGYK, encoded by the coding sequence ATGCCCATCTTAATTTGTGGAGGTTTAGGCTATATCGGCAGTCATGCAACATGGGCTCTAATTGAGGAGCACGGGGAGGAGGTCGTCGTTATCGATAACTTAGCTCAAGGTCACCTCGCTGCCAACATTGCAGGAGCACACCTATATGTAGGTGACTTGGGCGATGAGCAATTGCTCGACACCATCTTTACCACCCACGATATTGAAGCGGTCATTCATTTCGCCGCTTCTTCCCTTGTCGGAGAAAGTATGATTCATCCATTGCAGTATTACAAAAATAATGTATTAGCCACGTACACTCTCCTTGCAGCGATGCAAAAACACGATGTTCGCAAAATAGTCTTCTCTTCTACTGCCGCTGTCTATGGTGAGCCTGCATCAATTCCAATAGTTGAAACCACACCCCCTCAACCCCACAATCCTTACGGGGAAACAAAATGGGCCAGTGAGCGCTTACTCCATTGGTGCGATCACGCTTATGGAATCAAAGCTGTTATCCTTCGCTATTTTAATGTTGCTGGAGCACATGTGAGCGGAAAAATCGGAGAAGATCATGAACCCGAATCCCACCTTATCCCCTTGATATTACAAGTTGCCCTCGGCAAGCGGCAAGAAGTAACCATCTTTGGCGATGATCATCCCACCCCTGATGGTACTTGTATTCGTGATTACATTCATGTGACTGATTTAGTAAATGCTCACTCCTTAGCTCTCGATAAATTACGTCGGGATGAAGAGAGCGCAACCTACAACTTAGGAAACGGCCAAGGATATTCTGTACAGGAAGTAATCGCAACAGCTCGACGCATCACCACCCATCCCCTTCCAATCGCAAAAGCAGCCAGGCGTTCAGGTGATCCCGCTATCCTTGTCGCTTCCTCACACAAGGCAGAAAAAGAATTAGGATGGAGCCCGTCACACTCCAGTTTAGAAAATATCATCGCCAGTGCCTGGCGCTGGCACTCGCAACATCCTGATGGGTACAAATAA
- the glyA gene encoding serine hydroxymethyltransferase, producing MKHLRNQDPEIAKIIACELARQQGKIELIASENFVSQAVLESLGSVLTNKYAEGYPAKRYYGGCEFVDEAEELARERAKKLFGAEHANVQPHSGAQANMAVYYSVLDPGDTVLGMDLAHGGHLTHGSPVNFSGKLYQFVSYGVDENTHRIDYEEVRRIALEHKPKLLVAGASAYPRQIDFKRMKAIADEVGCYFMVDMAHIAGLVATGLHPNPVPYADFVTTTTHKTLRGPRGGMILCKSEHAKKVDKAIFPGIQGGPLMHVIAAKAVAFGEALSDSFKQYSQEIIDNAAELGEALFSKGFKLISGGTDNHLLLIDVRPFQLTGKKAEHLLDEIGITTNKNAIPFDPESPFVTSGLRVGTAAVTTRGMDRDAMHEIAEVMAITLSHPEDEHVQQEARARVAQLNQKFPLYAELG from the coding sequence GTGAAACATCTTCGTAATCAAGATCCAGAAATAGCAAAGATCATTGCATGTGAATTGGCACGACAACAGGGGAAAATTGAACTGATTGCATCAGAAAACTTTGTTAGCCAGGCAGTATTAGAATCACTAGGAAGTGTATTAACCAATAAATATGCTGAAGGGTATCCAGCAAAGCGTTACTATGGTGGCTGTGAGTTTGTTGATGAAGCAGAAGAACTAGCGCGTGAACGTGCGAAAAAGCTATTTGGTGCAGAGCATGCCAACGTACAGCCGCACTCGGGTGCTCAAGCCAATATGGCTGTTTATTATAGCGTACTGGACCCAGGCGATACGGTTTTGGGAATGGACTTGGCTCATGGCGGCCATTTGACGCATGGGAGTCCGGTTAACTTTTCCGGGAAGTTGTATCAATTTGTATCGTATGGTGTAGATGAGAACACCCATCGTATTGATTACGAAGAAGTTCGCCGCATCGCCTTGGAGCATAAACCAAAGTTGTTGGTTGCAGGGGCGAGTGCATATCCCCGCCAAATAGACTTTAAACGCATGAAAGCGATAGCTGATGAAGTGGGCTGTTACTTTATGGTGGATATGGCGCATATCGCAGGCTTAGTAGCGACAGGTTTACATCCCAACCCGGTTCCTTACGCTGATTTTGTTACGACTACAACCCATAAAACCTTACGTGGACCTCGTGGAGGGATGATCCTCTGCAAGAGCGAACATGCGAAGAAAGTAGATAAAGCCATCTTTCCAGGCATACAGGGAGGACCGCTGATGCATGTGATTGCAGCTAAAGCAGTCGCCTTTGGGGAAGCATTGTCGGATTCTTTTAAGCAGTACTCTCAAGAAATTATTGATAATGCTGCTGAGTTGGGAGAAGCGTTATTTTCTAAAGGGTTTAAGTTGATTTCAGGTGGGACGGATAATCATCTCCTCTTAATAGACGTTCGTCCTTTTCAACTTACAGGTAAAAAAGCTGAGCATCTGCTAGATGAAATTGGTATTACTACGAATAAAAATGCGATTCCATTCGATCCGGAGAGTCCGTTTGTTACAAGTGGTTTGCGCGTCGGTACCGCGGCAGTTACTACACGGGGTATGGATCGAGACGCGATGCATGAGATTGCTGAGGTGATGGCGATTACGCTCTCCCATCCGGAAGACGAGCATGTACAGCAGGAAGCACGGGCACGGGTTGCTCAATTAAATCAAAAGTTTCCTCTTTACGCTGAATTAGGTTAG
- a CDS encoding TIGR01440 family protein, with protein sequence MEGNVGIGTQLEQVLHELEHQCELTAGKLLVVGVSTSEVMGNHIGTSGSEGVAESLLQVLLKWQQERSFQLAIQCCEHLNRALVVERSTMEKRDLQEVAAIPVVGAGGAMAAAAFRKFTDAVLVESLRGKADLGLDIGDTLIGMHMREVCVPVRVSLRSIGEAHITLAKSRPKLIGGARAVYVCED encoded by the coding sequence ATGGAAGGGAACGTGGGGATAGGAACACAATTGGAACAAGTGCTACACGAGCTGGAGCACCAGTGCGAGCTTACCGCAGGGAAGCTACTAGTGGTTGGTGTGAGCACCAGTGAGGTTATGGGGAACCATATCGGTACGTCAGGTAGTGAGGGGGTTGCGGAATCCCTCTTGCAGGTATTGTTGAAGTGGCAACAGGAAAGGTCATTTCAATTAGCGATCCAATGCTGTGAACACCTTAACCGTGCGTTGGTGGTAGAACGAAGTACCATGGAGAAGAGGGATCTACAAGAAGTTGCGGCTATCCCTGTTGTAGGAGCTGGCGGAGCGATGGCGGCGGCGGCTTTTCGTAAATTTACGGATGCAGTGTTAGTTGAGTCGCTCAGGGGGAAAGCTGATCTTGGTTTAGATATTGGCGACACTTTAATTGGGATGCATATGAGGGAGGTCTGCGTGCCAGTACGCGTCAGTCTGCGTTCCATTGGGGAAGCACATATTACATTAGCAAAATCTCGCCCAAAATTGATTGGTGGTGCACGGGCTGTTTATGTTTGTGAAGATTAA
- the rpiB gene encoding ribose 5-phosphate isomerase B codes for MRLAIGSDHGGLKLKQSLVSLLEEMEIDVVDVGCYDDAHSVDYPDYAGIVAKKVVAAEVELGILVCGTGIGMSIAANKVNGVRCAVVSDTFSARMAREHNNANILAIGERVVGAGLAHEIVSAWLESSYAGGRHQRRVEKIHSLEG; via the coding sequence ATGAGGTTAGCGATAGGGTCTGATCATGGTGGATTAAAGTTGAAGCAGTCTCTTGTTTCACTATTAGAAGAGATGGAGATTGACGTTGTCGATGTGGGTTGTTATGACGACGCTCACTCGGTCGATTACCCTGACTATGCGGGGATCGTCGCTAAAAAAGTGGTCGCAGCTGAGGTGGAGTTAGGCATACTCGTTTGTGGGACAGGCATCGGCATGTCGATTGCAGCCAATAAGGTGAATGGGGTTCGCTGTGCGGTCGTAAGCGATACCTTTTCGGCTCGGATGGCACGTGAACATAATAACGCTAATATTTTAGCGATCGGGGAGCGCGTTGTAGGTGCTGGATTAGCACATGAGATCGTAAGTGCCTGGTTAGAAAGTAGCTATGCTGGGGGCCGGCATCAACGTCGTGTAGAGAAGATCCACTCTTTGGAGGGATGA